ATAGCTAACTTTTGCTGAGCTAGCTCTTCCCAAGTTCTCCAAAACTTAAAATTTGAGTTTCGTCGGTTACTCCAATGCGTCACATATAAAATGGCTCGAATACTTGTGTCTTGGCGGATTACAATGTCAGGTTGAATAAAAGTTCCAGGAATAATCACCTGCCCACGGACTGATGGACGAATATAGTTCAGTCCTATATCACTGTCGCGGGTATAGTCTAGATGTAGTAAAGAAGCTTCTAAAAGCTGTTCATAGCGATTTCCTGTCCTATCTCTTGGCATAATTATTCCATCTGATCGAATTCCGGCACCTGCACAGGCAACGGTACATCTTTGTAAGAAGCCGAGACAATTACCTGTCCCTTCCCCATCACCTGTAACTCCCGCTCAAACCCCGACAAATCTGCCGAGGCATTGCGAACAGCCTCTTTCCGTTCTAACTCATTCCCCAGTGCCATCACCAGTTCTGTATTAATCTGCGACAGCACCCCATCATCAATCTCGCTCACCTGCTGGCTCACAACTGTCAGCCCAATGCCAAACTTCCGCCCCTGCCGCGAAATATCCCGGAATACGGAGCCGAACTTCATCCGTTGTGGGTTCAGCACGCTCGGAGCCTCTTCTACAACCACATTGACATAGGGCAATTGATCTGGGCTTTTCAATACACCTCCCTCCCCATAGGGCAACCGCCCATCCTCGACCCGTTGCACCAAATCATCGGCTAAGGTTCGCAGACCCACCTGCCCTTGCTCATCATCATTCCCAAATGCCTCACGGATCGCGCGAGGTAACTCATCCACCCTTGCCACACTCCGTAACGTCCGTCGCAATGTAAAGAGCGATCGCGCCACTACTGTCGTCAGCAAAAACTGCTCCATTTCCCCCATCAAGGTCGTATCCACAATCAAAATTCGACCCCGCTCCAACGCACACAAAATCTCTGGCAACAGCGACTCATACTCATACCCCACATCCGGGTCAAAGGGTAAAAACAGCCTCGTTTGCCCTCGCCGCAAAAAGCTCAGCCTGCGCTGAACGGCTGCCACTGTCCCCGACAGAAAATCCACATTTCCTTCAAAGCCCCCTGCTCCACCCTGCGTATCTCCCAGTAGCACTCGCCCGATCCACTGTTCCCCCCATAGAGCAAACTGCTGCTGAGCGAATGCCACCTGTTGCTCGCTAAACTCACTGATACTGCTCAGGTCATCCGGTAGCACATCTGCCCTCGACAACATGACCTGCCGTTCCAAACCCTTCTCTCCAACCTCCCGTGCAGTCAGGTAATAGAAAGGTTCTACCAGTGCCTTACGCTCTTCCGACGAGTAGCCCTTCACAATGCCATGAACACCGTCCTTACCTCCGATCGCCCCATGCCAAAAGCGGAACTCATCATGAGGATCGATCGCCAGCATACTCACCAAAGGCTTGTTCACCTCTTGACTCTTCTGCTGCGTGGCTGCTTGGTTATAGTCCATCACAGCTTTCAGCAGCACCATCATCAAGTTGCTCTTGCCAGCACCCGTCCTGCCAAACACTCCTAAATGGTGTGACAACGCATAAGCAGGTAGAAATACCTTGACTCCTTCTAATGCTTGCTCTCCCGCTAACAAGTCCCCAACATAAAGCCCTTCATCCCCAAGTTGACTGGCAAGCAGCGATCGCATCACTTCTGCAACCTCAGGCTGCTGAGGATCGACCCGGAATACATTAGATAGGTGTTCTGGCAACCGACGAGGTTTGTGAAACGTCCATTCCCTCTCTTTAGCCTCTGCATAACCCAACACGATACCTGTCAACTTAATCAGCAGTTCCTCTGCCAAATTCTGGCTCAGATAAGAATCTGGCATCGTCAATTTATTACGGGCAATGTCATCTATTTCTAATGCCCGGTTCATGATATTGGCATATTGAGTCGTTCGAAAAATGTAGAAGCGCTCTTGCCCTCCCCGACGACTTGGTAGGAGAAATAAATCCCCCACGGCCACATCCGCATTCTCCGCCACCACTGTTAGCTGGTAAGTGTCGCTTTCAGCTAAGACTCCAAACCGCTTACCCAGCTGCTTGATCAAGCTGTCCATACTAATAACAGCCATCCGTGCTAGTAGATGCGGTAAGCTCTGTTACCCAGCTCAGATGTAGCGTGTCCTCTAGAAAACCAAGATGGAATGATAAAGGTAGCTGCTCAGGAGGTTTCTTGCAGAGAGCAGTTTGCAGCGTAGTAATGAGTTCTTTCAAGAAGTACTGGCTTGAAAGTGAGTTACGAAGCTGTATGTTCTGATCAATCTCCTCTTCATGGCAAATATCAATACCATGAACGAATACAAGCGGCATAGGCTCACTTAGCTAAGATGCGGACTCTGCGAATGGGCATTCACAATCCTAATGGTCATTTTTCTAAAAGTAAGGATTATGAAGGGAAGTTAACGATGACCAGTCGCCATTGAAGGATCTCGGAATAAGTTTGGATTCATCCCTCCAGCGATCGCCTTAGCAATTAGTTGTTTACGGTAGGTAAGTCGTTCAGTTTGAGTCAGGGAGGCGCGATCGTGAGCTGCCTTAATTGGGTAGGGGTAGCCAAAAGCTCGCTGATCATGAGAAGCATAGTCCAAATCCTCAAAAACTCTAGACTCGTTGCGTTGGGTTTCGCTATCATTAGAGCCTTTGATAAAGGTTTTCCAGTAAGCTCGGTCCATATCTAGACGCATTACGGGCGTGTTTTTATGAAAGCGAACTAGATACGAAACGGCTCCCGGTGGTGGCAGGCGTCGCCCTTGAGCCATTGAGAGTGCCCATTGATCCTGATCTGGTTCAGGGACTCTTAAATACCAGTGTTCTGCCACATCCCCCTTTACCAGACCTTGTAGTTCGGCAGCAATTCGCTCCAAAAATTCCATTCCTGGCAAGCCATGCGATTTAGAGAGCGTGAAGAAGCCAATGTCTTGCCCACGAGCTTTTACGCAACAAAGCCGTTTTAGGTGCTCATAAAACAAAGAATTCTTCGGGTTTGTTACCAAAGGTAAAGCAAAGGTAGTGTCCATCAGCAGATAGTTCAAAGGCTGATTGCCAACAAGCAGGCGAAAGGCTGCACCCATCTCAGCGGTCGAGCGCAATTGAATTGCAACATTACCCGTGTCACTGGCATGAGGGCGGATCAAATCCTCAAAGAGCTTTCCAGGTTTGCCTATGCTCTTCTTGCCAGTCTCCTGAGCTTTAAGCTGACGATAATCAGATTCTTGGATCACATCCATTAAAGACCAACCTAACGACATCAAGCCTGCCGCTCGCTCCAAAGCCTTTTCAAAAGCGACTGGCCCTCTTTCGTTATGCTCAGGCAACCACGAAATCCCTAGCGATCGCCCCAAGGGATCTTCTAATTCACGTAAACCATAAGCAAAATCAGCAGCATATACAGTCGCTTGAGCTACCGACATGTAAACAAAAGAGTCAGCGTAGCTTAGCATCGGAAAGTCACCACTACCATCGACGCCCGCTACAAGTAGAGCTTCTCGCTGAGTTGTATGACTAAAACACTGTATACATTTGCGGAGAAGCGCCTCTTCCCCTTCACAAGGGCTAATTTGCCCTTGCCATAACTGCATGTCGCCCACAATTGCGTCTAACTGTTCTTGAAATTCCGCCTGCAAGTACAAATCAAAACGCAACTTTTTGGCTCCCTACTCCATCAATTCTGAACAACCAGTCATACGCTATCGGTAGCCTCCAGTTAGATCGAGGCTATACGACTCTACATTCAACTGGTAGTTCTACTCTACCAATCCCACAGCCCTCTACCATACAAATAGCGAGCAAATCAAAGCCTAAAGAGGCGATCGCACAATGCCCAATACTGATGCAGTGAACGATATTGTCATACGACCAGCCCAACCAGATGACAAACCAGTAGTGATGGAATTCTGCCAGCACACCTGGAAGGATGCAGAAGACTATATTCCTGAAGTTTGGGATAAGTGGCTAGCTGATCCCTCTGGACAGATTTTCGTGGCAGTTTTGCAGGAACGTCCGGTAGCAATGGCACGAGCTGTGAAGCTGTCGCAGCAAGAGGGCTGGTGGGAAGGCTTACGGGTTGATCTTCAATATCGCCGACTGGGTCTGGCAAGAGTTTTAGAAGCTCATATTTCTCAGTACTTGCAGCAAGTTGGTGTGACTATCACCCGCTGTTGCGTCGCAACTTGGAATACAGCTGCACATCCATTTATGAAGCAGCAAGGCTATCACAAAATTGATAACTACATTTTGCATCGAGCCGATGCAACAGACAGCTCTACACCACAAATCTCACGGCTCGGCTTAGAATCCTTTGATGCAGCTAGGTCTCTGGTCCATCAGTCTCAATCCAATCGCTTGTTTGTGTGCCGAGGAGCCAAGTGGCAAGCCTTGACAGCTCAAGTGCTCCGCGATCGCTTAAACCAAGGCTTAGTATGGGGGATCGAACACGAAAAAGTCTTGCAAAGTGTCTTTCTTCAAAGTCATCTAGAAAGTTCTAACGAGGCACTATGGGTTGGTTGTATTGAGGGTAGGGAAGACAGCTTGCCAGTTATGTTGAGTGGGATGTGTCACTTAGCACGGCAGCAAGGCTATGAAGCTGTCAGCGGCTTTTTTCCTAAGAGGGAGCCTATCCTCAACGCACTGCAAAAGGCTGGATATCAGTTGCTCCCAGAAGAAGAGTTTTGGATTTACGAGAAATCCCTTCAACAAAAGTAGGGCCTTCAATCGTAAGCCCTTATACCTGTGTGCGACAAATCTTCTCCAAATGCCTAAAACGAGCAAACTTCAACCCTTGTATTCTCTACTCACCATAAGAACACTAATGCCCTGATTGACGAAACCTTCGATTTCAAATTTAGGAACTGTTTCAGCAGTTAAAATTACTTTGTCACAATTCAGTTCCTGCCGAAAGTAGTTAATTTGCTTCAATGTTTCTCCAAAACCTTGGTTCTCATTTTGGGCGACAACTAGTATTTTTTGACAGGAAATGCCTGTAGTAGTCAGGTCTTCTTGGATGTAAACCGTTACCACTGCGTCTGCTGCCTGGGGATACTGAACAGGCACGCCAACTTGAGCCACAATCTTTTGAATTCTCGACTCTGCTGTGGCAGATACAGCAGGAGGTTCGCACCCTAGGACGAGTGACTTCAGAGCATCTTCATCAGCGATCGCGAGTGCCAGCCATGATTGCTCTTGAAATGTCGGTTTGCGTTCTTCACAGCGCTCACCCAGAGTAGGTTGTTTAGCGCTGCTAGTACTTGTATTGTTATCTGGCTTGCCAAAACTTATAAATGGTCGGCTGCTTAACGTATTCGAGATTGTTTTGAGCACAACAGCCAGTTCATGGATAGAACCTCGTAGTTCTTCCAATACAGGTTGCATTTCCTCTAATTGCTGCTGTTTGCCAGACTGACTGGAAGAAGCCGTTGAGCTTAAAACTTCCAAGGCAGATTCACCCAAGCTGGTTTGAGCGATCGTCTCTAGATCCAACCAAGAGTACGGTTGGTTAGTTGAGTCATTAACTGTGTGAGGTGCTATTTTCCTGAGAGTTGTCCTTCTAGGAAGTTGAGTTTTGCCGTTGCAGATAGAGGCGATCGCCGCTCGGCTCACCCTCGTTCGTCTTCCGGCTTCGTGTAACGATCCACACCGCCGAACTGCGAACTGCACAATGGCAGCTAAAGTAGTTGCGTTCGCTTTTTTGGCATGATTAGCTGATCTCATTCGATATTTAGGCTTGTAGCAAAACCTCAGATCGAAACGACAGCTCAGATCGAAATGACAAGCTGGCTCAGAATGACAGCTCAGATTGTCATGAGAGCTTGCACTTGTGGTTTCGCAAGTTGCCGAATGAATCGAGTGGGTGTATTACCAACTCTTCATTAAAGATGTTGGATGTGGAAAGGGCAAATTCATACCCGCACCGTGCGGGGATTTTATAAAGTTCGATCGCGCTCGTTCCTGCACAGCCGCTGCCACAATTCCTCTGGGATTTGCTCGTAGTACTCCCATAGGAAATCTATCTCTGCTAAACGCCTCAGGTAAATTGACTCCGGCAGTTGGCTACTTCGACTTTGTTGAAACCAGCGATCGACGGTTGACTCAGAGCAACCGCAGATTTGAGCCATTTGAGCATGAGTTACATTCCACTTAGCGTAGAAGTCCGTGGGGGTCATGCCTAGCTGACAATTACGGTAAAGGTTCAGCAGGGTCTGTTCTCGGTTGCCCAACTGTCTCAAGCTCATGACCGATCCTTCTCCAAGCTACCTTGATGACAAGTGGTGGTAATCAGTAGCTCCAAATCGCTTTCCCAAGCAGTATCAGACATGACCCAGGCTCGTGAAGGACTATAGCGATCGAGCCAGATGACATATTTCCAAGCCCACATCTTTAACTGTGAAGCAGGGGCATACTGAAGGCCTGTGATGGTGCCGAAGTCTTGGGATGGTTGGGGTTGCCACTGCACGCGATCGCCAAGTTGGAATTTGGGAATTGGGACTTGCTGTGGAAAGTCTCCCGGTAAGGCATCAAGAGCGATGGAGTCCATAAGACGGACGATGAATCAAGCAGAAAGTAGGGTAGGCACTCTCTATACTACAGCGCAATGACGCAACGACGCAATAGCTATAGTGGCAAATTGAGTTTTTAGCGAAATGCTGTGTAAAAATTGACGCCGAATCAAGCTGTAGGATCAAATGGCACAGGAAAGTAGAGAGGTTCGGGGAAGGATTCCTAAGGATTTGAAGATTGCCTTTGAGGTAGCTTGTGTACGCATGGAAATTACACAGGCTGCTGCATTGGAGGAGGCAATTCGCGATTGGTTAGTTAAGAAAGGGTTGCCTACTAGTGATGAGGGGAAACGGTAGAAGTGAAAATCCCTAAATTCTTAGGTAGTACTTCAAGTTAGTACTAATCCTGGGCAGAAATCTCTTCTGGATAAGGGTTACGACAGGACTTGGAAGATTAGGCTCAAAGAGAGCGGAGTGCTAAGCAAGCATAATCACCTCCAAGACTTGCTCAAAAGATCACCCCTGAGCAAACAGCCTCTCAACCGGGATATGGCCTTTGAAAATAGCGTGATCGATAGCGATCCTAGAGACTCTTTCAGTCCCGTAAACCGGGATATGGCCTTTGCAACTCCGTAACTGCTCCAGCGCCTCGTCAGCGTCTGCAAACTTTCAGTCCCGTAAACCGGGATATGGCCTTTGCAACCGAGGCTTCAAAAAGACAGTTGGTGAAAGGTTTCTAGAAACGATTTTGGCAAACCTCGAATTGAAATGTCAAATACTGCTTTCAAATGACTTACCATCGTTTTTCTATCCAAACTTAAAAACCGAAAAGCCTTATCCGCTAAGGGCTCTACTAATTATGATATAGCTCCTGGGATTTTGAATCACGCTTTAGCTTGCCAAAGATTGCATCATGTTGGGGGCAATCTGATCCAATCTCGTTTGTCCCATTCCCATCGCTGTTTTTCGCCCTACGCCAGAAAAGAAGGCAAAATGAGCTAATATCGTAGCGGCTTTTGCCTGTTCTGGGTCGGGAAATCGGTATGTAACCCAACCCACTGCTCCAAGTTCAACTGAGTTTTTGATTTTTACCTTTTCGGTTCTCAGCTCATAATCAGAAACCCACCCATTCCAATGAATTTTAGGAAGCTTTAGGTTTTCTGGGGCAAACGCATTCCATCGGCGATATAAGCTGCCAAATGCTGCTTCAAGTAAAGGAAAGGCTTGAATTCCCTGCCCGGTATTCAGCTTGAAGCTAACTGGAGAAAGATACTTCAATGTCAGCTCGTTCAAGATGAGCGGCGTTTTAGCAAGCAAAGTATAACTAGATGAACAAACCCATAAATCAGTGCTGGGCAACATGTTGATGCTTTGAATGACAAAGGGGAATTCCGCCAAAGAGAATGGTGTGTCTTCCAATTTTTGGAACCCCTCTAGAAGTGGTTTCATAAGATTTCCACTCAATAGTCCAATCCGAAAGTGGAATTCATTTCCTGCCTTTGCCTCCGTTTCTTGGCGTTTACTCATTAATCCGGAGATAATAAAGGGTGACTCTTGGCTCTTGTGAATTGCTTCAGAAACGTTTGGGTCACCCTGACGAAACCACTCCAAGACTTGGGCATGAATGGCTCGATTGCAGGCCGAGGGCAAAGGTCCACTCCTAGCAGCTCTCAAATGAATAACCAGAGTTTGTAGCGTTTCAGGCTCAACAGAGAGCAGGGGCATAATTGGCTCCATATGCTATTCCGCTTGGTAAGCAAATTTGGTTTGGCAATTCTTCTAGGGCTCGCCATTTTGCTGGTACTTCGTGCTCAAGCGGTCGATCAATTTTCCAGTAGTCACCGGATAGTTGGGCTTGACTTAACAGGCTCACAGGGGGCATAACAATCCGGTTGTATGACAGTAAGCGAGTTGAACTGGGCAAATCTATAGGATTCAAGGGATGCTGGCAAGTATAGTCACCTGATTCTTGGTTGATCCTCACTTCAGGAATCAATTTTGTCTCCACTCGTATCTTGGCTGCCCACTTACCCAACCTGATCCAACGAGGAATCTGAACGATTTCAGGAGCAATAATATAAGTTTTGTAGGTGCTGCCTACTGCTAGTTCTTTTGCTCGTCCGTAGCTAAGAGGATAGTTACGATCGTTCCCCTTCCCTCCTAATGGTCTGGACTTCTCATGATAAGCAGCTTGAGATACTTTAAAGGTGTTGACCTGATAAGAGTACCGTATCGGTAAAGCTGGGAAGACGTAGATACCTGATTCATTCAAGCTGAGTAAATTTTGCTCATTATCAGCCTCTAGGTAGCCGGGGCGCTGAGCGATCGCACCTTCCAAGCGGTAAGGTCTGGGAATGTAGGTGCCTTCGAACAGGGCATAGCTAAGTGCCCAGTTATGAAGGTATTTCTCCGTCTCATAGAGGGTGCCCATTTCACGCGAGGCAAAGAAGACATTGTCGTGGAGAGTTAGATGGCATAGATAGAGAACCATTCGAGTACCTCTCAAATAGAAGATCCTTGCCTTGCTTTTTTCTTCCGTTCAGGAAAGAGAGCCCCATAACTTTCGGAGTAGGACTGGGTCTGCTGGTAAAGGGTAGTCATAATGGTTCGCAGTTTCACCTCGTCCTGATAAATGCCAGTGACTTCTTCCAGAAGTTGTTCTAGCTCAAATCCAAAAACTGTGGTGCTGCGAACGGGCTCCTGCTTCAAACAAGTTTCTGCAACTATTGCTGCTTCCTGC
Above is a window of Trichocoleus sp. FACHB-46 DNA encoding:
- a CDS encoding ATP-binding protein; this encodes MAVISMDSLIKQLGKRFGVLAESDTYQLTVVAENADVAVGDLFLLPSRRGGQERFYIFRTTQYANIMNRALEIDDIARNKLTMPDSYLSQNLAEELLIKLTGIVLGYAEAKEREWTFHKPRRLPEHLSNVFRVDPQQPEVAEVMRSLLASQLGDEGLYVGDLLAGEQALEGVKVFLPAYALSHHLGVFGRTGAGKSNLMMVLLKAVMDYNQAATQQKSQEVNKPLVSMLAIDPHDEFRFWHGAIGGKDGVHGIVKGYSSEERKALVEPFYYLTAREVGEKGLERQVMLSRADVLPDDLSSISEFSEQQVAFAQQQFALWGEQWIGRVLLGDTQGGAGGFEGNVDFLSGTVAAVQRRLSFLRRGQTRLFLPFDPDVGYEYESLLPEILCALERGRILIVDTTLMGEMEQFLLTTVVARSLFTLRRTLRSVARVDELPRAIREAFGNDDEQGQVGLRTLADDLVQRVEDGRLPYGEGGVLKSPDQLPYVNVVVEEAPSVLNPQRMKFGSVFRDISRQGRKFGIGLTVVSQQVSEIDDGVLSQINTELVMALGNELERKEAVRNASADLSGFERELQVMGKGQVIVSASYKDVPLPVQVPEFDQME
- a CDS encoding GNAT family N-acetyltransferase, translated to MPNTDAVNDIVIRPAQPDDKPVVMEFCQHTWKDAEDYIPEVWDKWLADPSGQIFVAVLQERPVAMARAVKLSQQEGWWEGLRVDLQYRRLGLARVLEAHISQYLQQVGVTITRCCVATWNTAAHPFMKQQGYHKIDNYILHRADATDSSTPQISRLGLESFDAARSLVHQSQSNRLFVCRGAKWQALTAQVLRDRLNQGLVWGIEHEKVLQSVFLQSHLESSNEALWVGCIEGREDSLPVMLSGMCHLARQQGYEAVSGFFPKREPILNALQKAGYQLLPEEEFWIYEKSLQQK
- a CDS encoding helix-turn-helix domain-containing protein: MRSANHAKKANATTLAAIVQFAVRRCGSLHEAGRRTRVSRAAIASICNGKTQLPRRTTLRKIAPHTVNDSTNQPYSWLDLETIAQTSLGESALEVLSSTASSSQSGKQQQLEEMQPVLEELRGSIHELAVVLKTISNTLSSRPFISFGKPDNNTSTSSAKQPTLGERCEERKPTFQEQSWLALAIADEDALKSLVLGCEPPAVSATAESRIQKIVAQVGVPVQYPQAADAVVTVYIQEDLTTTGISCQKILVVAQNENQGFGETLKQINYFRQELNCDKVILTAETVPKFEIEGFVNQGISVLMVSREYKG
- a CDS encoding helix-turn-helix domain-containing protein, with the protein product MSLRQLGNREQTLLNLYRNCQLGMTPTDFYAKWNVTHAQMAQICGCSESTVDRWFQQSRSSQLPESIYLRRLAEIDFLWEYYEQIPEELWQRLCRNERDRTL
- the cas6 gene encoding CRISPR-associated endoribonuclease Cas6, whose protein sequence is MPLLSVEPETLQTLVIHLRAARSGPLPSACNRAIHAQVLEWFRQGDPNVSEAIHKSQESPFIISGLMSKRQETEAKAGNEFHFRIGLLSGNLMKPLLEGFQKLEDTPFSLAEFPFVIQSINMLPSTDLWVCSSSYTLLAKTPLILNELTLKYLSPVSFKLNTGQGIQAFPLLEAAFGSLYRRWNAFAPENLKLPKIHWNGWVSDYELRTEKVKIKNSVELGAVGWVTYRFPDPEQAKAATILAHFAFFSGVGRKTAMGMGQTRLDQIAPNMMQSLAS
- the cas5d gene encoding type I-D CRISPR-associated protein Cas5/Csc1, with protein sequence MVLYLCHLTLHDNVFFASREMGTLYETEKYLHNWALSYALFEGTYIPRPYRLEGAIAQRPGYLEADNEQNLLSLNESGIYVFPALPIRYSYQVNTFKVSQAAYHEKSRPLGGKGNDRNYPLSYGRAKELAVGSTYKTYIIAPEIVQIPRWIRLGKWAAKIRVETKLIPEVRINQESGDYTCQHPLNPIDLPSSTRLLSYNRIVMPPVSLLSQAQLSGDYWKIDRPLEHEVPAKWRALEELPNQICLPSGIAYGANYAPALC